The Bacteroidales bacterium genomic interval GTTATACATTGTTCGATATCAGTTTAGGGACGAAGATAAAAATCGGCCAGCAGGCTTTATCAGCAGAAATCAGCGTTAATAATATTTTCGATAAAAAGTATATCGATCATTTATCGACCCTTAATGAAGTAAATTACTTTGATCCTGGCAGGAACGTTGCGATTAGCTTTACTATTCCATTCGCAATAAAATAATCCCCAGGGATATTCATTTCCTGAACAGATGCGCCTCCGTACTAAAAACACAATCGTCAGGATTAATGTCTTCAGGCGCCGTGAAGACGAGGTACAAGTATTTCATCGTTTCCGCCAGAAAGAAAGTCTCCATGTGGTCTTTCTGCTCTTTGGTAGTAACATCTTTTATGCACGTAAAAGCCACTTCGGTCCGGCAATACATCATCAGGTCACTGAAATATTGAGATGCCATCTCCTTGTATATTGTATCACCGGTAAAATAATAAAGATAATAGGCCGATTCGATAATTTCGGGATTCAGGTCATAGGAAGCATTGAGGATTTCTTTTTTCCGGTAATCATAAACCATCGGTTCCAGGCCGTATTGCTTCCACACACTGTTCCAGGAATCCTGATATCGTGCTGCCCTTTCAAGGTCACCTGATAAGGCCAGTAAAGCCGGGAAGAAAGCGTCGTATAAAGTCACTACGCTATTGACCTTTTCGCCGGTTTCCATGTCCACCGTGCCATACCATAGCGCAGTATCCACCTCATCGGCAATATAAGTCTGGATGCTGACGATGCTCTGGTCCCAGATGTTTTTGATCTCTTTATCCTTAAAAAGCAGCCAGCTTTTATAGAGATATTCATAATAGCTGTCGATGCAGCACCCGATATGGCTAATGCTGTCGGTCCAGGCTCCCGTTTCCACATTAATGCTCTCGCCGATCAGCCCGATGGAAGACCTCCGGTTGAAAATAGCCAGGCTAGCATTTTTTGCTTTTTCGAAATAAACCGGGTTCCCCGTAAATCGGCTCAGCATGCCCATTTCCAGCAGGCAAGAGCCGCCTTCGGCCATGTTCACCACTTCTCCTTTAGCTTCTCCCGTTTTAAGATTTACCCAATAGTAGGGGATGCCAGTAGGGGAACTGAAAGCAGGGATCAGCCTTTTTCCGAAATCTTCCGCTTTTGCCAGCACTTTCTTGTCTCCGGAAAACTCGTACATCGCTAGCAAACCACCAAGAATGCGGATATTGACTTCGAAAGTCTTCACAAATAGATCTTTATCAAAATCAATACTATCGACCACATAACGCTGAACTTCCTCCGCCTCCTTGTCAAGTCCCATCACCTTCATGGTGCTGTAAGCATCAATGGGTGATATGTGCAACGACTGTTCGTACCAGTCCATATAACTTTTTGAGACGGGAAGCAGCACATCATGACCCCAGGCGTAGGTTTTATAGGCATTCCAGGAACGGACAAACTCCGCCTTGATCTTTTCAGCCATGAGCTGGTCCGCCTGGCTGGTTTTCTTTTCTGTCGTCTGGCAACCGGGAAATGCAATCAATCCTACTAAAATGAG includes:
- a CDS encoding glycoside hydrolase family 47 protein; this encodes MKELFQLILVGLIAFPGCQTTEKKTSQADQLMAEKIKAEFVRSWNAYKTYAWGHDVLLPVSKSYMDWYEQSLHISPIDAYSTMKVMGLDKEAEEVQRYVVDSIDFDKDLFVKTFEVNIRILGGLLAMYEFSGDKKVLAKAEDFGKRLIPAFSSPTGIPYYWVNLKTGEAKGEVVNMAEGGSCLLEMGMLSRFTGNPVYFEKAKNASLAIFNRRSSIGLIGESINVETGAWTDSISHIGCCIDSYYEYLYKSWLLFKDKEIKNIWDQSIVSIQTYIADEVDTALWYGTVDMETGEKVNSVVTLYDAFFPALLALSGDLERAARYQDSWNSVWKQYGLEPMVYDYRKKEILNASYDLNPEIIESAYYLYYFTGDTIYKEMASQYFSDLMMYCRTEVAFTCIKDVTTKEQKDHMETFFLAETMKYLYLVFTAPEDINPDDCVFSTEAHLFRK